The following proteins come from a genomic window of Geomonas sp. RF6:
- a CDS encoding glutaminyl-peptide cyclotransferase, giving the protein MKIKIAPTLFASPLLLLASLTLTSCAPSVETLVRSTTRTAGEATGASPAAARPLRRPIPLYTYKVVKSWPHHNWAFTEGIVFHEGTLLESSGLYEASALLQIVPGSGQVIERRSIPGEYFAEGITVFNDRIYQLTLSGAGFIYNRENLRHVGDFSVDGAGWGLTHDDTHLIVSDGSSTIRFVNPDGFTTDRSIKVTCHGVPLAQLNALEYVKGEIFANVWRTDYIVKINPATGEVTGWIDLKGLLLPEERERTDVLNGIAYDATNDRLVVTGKRWPKFFEIRLEEARS; this is encoded by the coding sequence ATGAAAATCAAGATTGCCCCCACACTTTTTGCGTCACCCCTTCTCCTGCTCGCGTCCCTCACCCTCACCTCCTGCGCCCCCAGCGTTGAGACACTGGTACGTTCCACGACCAGGACGGCCGGAGAGGCAACCGGCGCCTCGCCAGCGGCTGCAAGACCGTTACGACGCCCGATCCCCCTCTACACCTACAAGGTCGTGAAAAGCTGGCCGCACCACAACTGGGCCTTCACCGAAGGGATCGTTTTCCACGAGGGGACGCTGCTGGAAAGCAGCGGGCTGTACGAGGCCTCCGCGCTCCTGCAGATCGTGCCCGGCTCCGGGCAAGTCATCGAGAGGCGCAGCATCCCCGGCGAGTACTTCGCCGAGGGGATCACCGTCTTCAACGACCGCATCTACCAGCTGACCCTCTCCGGCGCGGGATTCATCTACAACAGGGAAAACCTGCGCCACGTGGGGGACTTCAGCGTCGATGGAGCAGGGTGGGGGCTCACCCACGACGACACGCACCTGATCGTCAGCGACGGCTCCAGCACGATCCGCTTCGTGAATCCCGACGGCTTCACAACCGACCGGAGTATCAAGGTCACCTGCCACGGCGTCCCGCTGGCGCAGTTGAACGCGCTGGAGTACGTAAAAGGGGAGATCTTCGCCAACGTGTGGCGCACCGACTATATCGTGAAGATAAATCCCGCGACGGGGGAGGTAACGGGGTGGATAGATCTGAAGGGGCTCCTCCTCCCGGAGGAGCGCGAGCGGACAGATGTATTAAACGGCATCGCCTACGACGCCACCAACGACCGGCTGGTGGTGACGGGAAAGCGCTGGCCGAAGTTCTTCGAGATCCGGCTGGAGGAGGCGAGGTCCTGA
- a CDS encoding single-stranded DNA-binding protein: MASLNKVMLIGNLGKDPELRYTASGTAVASFSLATSDRIKNKNGEWEEKTEWHNVTLWARLAEIAGEYLSKGKTVYIEGRLQTRKWQDKDGKDRYTTEIVGEKMQMLSGKGEGGGQRQQSRPSQGGGYGQGSTYDEPVFNADDEIPF; this comes from the coding sequence ATGGCCAGTCTTAACAAGGTGATGCTGATCGGAAACCTCGGAAAGGATCCGGAGCTGCGCTATACCGCATCGGGTACCGCAGTTGCTTCCTTCTCGCTGGCGACCTCGGACCGTATCAAGAACAAGAACGGCGAGTGGGAAGAGAAGACTGAATGGCACAACGTCACCCTGTGGGCGCGGCTTGCGGAGATCGCAGGCGAGTACCTGAGCAAGGGAAAGACCGTGTACATCGAAGGGCGCCTGCAGACCAGGAAATGGCAGGACAAGGACGGCAAGGATCGTTACACCACCGAGATCGTCGGCGAGAAGATGCAGATGCTTTCCGGCAAAGGCGAAGGCGGCGGCCAGCGCCAGCAGTCCCGCCCTTCCCAGGGCGGCGGCTACGGCCAGGGGAGCACCTACGACGAGCCGGTCTTCAACGCGGACGACGAGATCCCGTTCTAA
- a CDS encoding TIR domain-containing protein has protein sequence MKTFTLEQVFNEAAYPEVTFVPPSNFAHIRSSFKTKGKHVTISGASGTGKTTLVTHALRELGISPKDILWINGRQFAGVDAGLSVLARALRSSEDFDEITDLLKLVYFTVIDDFHHLSTGAKLEIAKLLKLWHEKDVRFVVIGIASSAADLYGADPELGIRNDPFEMREQDEGFVRTLIRLGEEALNVKFGDSLCGQIIAASNCVPSVIQVICKTCCIEAEVDETVEGDPKDIHYDLKDLRESVLRVFHAKYMNKVVGLAQGKRRARAVHNTYFDIVTCIARDRRSEIPTASLYQDVVGVVPEREERKRKATSFYNCLNNLEEVISEQGLDDTIHFVKGKAISIEDPTFRFYMNLVDIEEIRKRITIRNSQYPYDVAVSFAGEIRPTVEEFVRALEDRGLSVFYDFDQQALLWGQDLRVLLAQVYSSEALYMVVFLSETYPERDWTEFEVSIGKSAAKKRTQEYLLPLLVDDVKVVGIADTVGHVDLRKVEIERAADILAEKVQLATEAPKPEPALTPAPVAVAAVAAE, from the coding sequence ATGAAAACCTTCACTCTTGAACAGGTCTTCAACGAAGCAGCATATCCAGAGGTCACGTTTGTACCGCCGAGCAACTTCGCCCACATCCGATCCTCGTTCAAAACGAAGGGGAAGCATGTAACCATATCTGGTGCCTCTGGCACCGGGAAAACCACCCTCGTTACGCATGCTCTCCGGGAACTCGGAATATCCCCCAAAGACATCCTTTGGATCAATGGTCGCCAATTCGCAGGTGTAGATGCCGGCTTATCTGTCCTCGCACGCGCGCTGCGTAGCTCTGAGGATTTCGATGAAATCACCGACCTGCTGAAGCTTGTTTATTTCACCGTGATCGATGATTTCCATCACCTCTCCACTGGAGCTAAGCTCGAAATCGCAAAGCTCCTGAAGTTATGGCACGAGAAGGACGTCCGCTTCGTCGTGATCGGTATTGCATCTTCCGCAGCGGACCTCTACGGTGCGGATCCAGAACTCGGGATCCGGAATGACCCGTTTGAGATGAGGGAGCAAGACGAGGGGTTCGTGCGCACCTTGATCCGCCTCGGAGAAGAAGCCCTCAACGTCAAGTTCGGCGACAGCCTCTGCGGACAAATAATTGCCGCCTCCAATTGCGTTCCGTCCGTCATCCAGGTCATCTGCAAGACTTGCTGCATCGAGGCCGAAGTGGACGAAACCGTTGAAGGCGATCCCAAGGACATCCACTACGACCTGAAAGACCTGAGGGAGTCCGTACTTCGGGTCTTCCACGCGAAGTACATGAACAAGGTTGTGGGGCTGGCCCAAGGGAAGCGCCGAGCTCGAGCCGTTCACAACACGTACTTCGATATTGTCACTTGCATCGCCCGTGACCGTCGCTCCGAGATTCCAACGGCTAGCCTTTACCAGGACGTTGTCGGGGTTGTACCTGAGCGAGAGGAGCGGAAGCGGAAGGCTACATCCTTCTATAACTGCTTGAACAATCTTGAAGAGGTCATCTCTGAGCAAGGCCTGGACGACACGATTCACTTCGTGAAAGGCAAAGCCATTTCGATCGAAGATCCCACCTTCCGCTTCTACATGAACTTGGTGGACATCGAAGAGATCCGCAAGCGCATCACGATCCGGAACTCGCAATACCCCTATGATGTTGCTGTCTCCTTTGCCGGGGAAATCAGGCCGACGGTTGAGGAATTCGTCCGGGCTCTCGAGGATAGGGGTCTTTCCGTATTCTATGACTTCGACCAGCAAGCGCTCCTTTGGGGCCAGGACCTCCGGGTTTTGCTGGCACAAGTCTACTCTTCCGAGGCGTTGTATATGGTCGTGTTTCTGTCGGAAACCTACCCCGAGCGGGACTGGACAGAGTTCGAGGTCTCTATCGGAAAGAGCGCTGCGAAGAAGAGAACACAGGAATACCTCCTTCCGCTCCTTGTTGACGACGTGAAGGTCGTCGGCATTGCCGATACAGTCGGCCATGTCGACCTTCGTAAGGTAGAAATTGAACGTGCCGCTGATATTTTGGCCGAAAAGGTCCAGCTGGCAACGGAGGCGCCTAAGCCAGAGCCTGCACTTACACCTGCACCGGTTGCGGTCGCTGCGGTTGCAGCTGAATAA
- a CDS encoding REP-associated tyrosine transposase has protein sequence MSRALRMEYPGAFYHVTSRGNERKEVFKTQKDREKFLEYLGSATERDGAIIHVWCQMSNHYHLLLETPRGNLSEIMHHVNGAYTTYFNVKRKRSGHLFQGRYKAILVEASQYATEISRYIHLNPVRAGIVERPEEYQWSSYRGYIGEGPVPRWLRTEFIEEFFGTKTKEAQVKYRGFVEEALNGECESPLAGVVAGSILGREDFAETVIAAYLDKDERDVNVPALGQILVPAGPAPEEIVGTVEAVFGDSKKKARQAAMHFCHRYSGAKLREIAGLFGVKDAAITAGSRRFAVQLEDDARLREMAETVRKALEFKMYRRDP, from the coding sequence ATGTCCCGAGCGCTACGGATGGAATACCCCGGTGCCTTTTATCATGTGACCTCACGAGGAAATGAACGGAAAGAGGTATTCAAGACGCAGAAGGATCGGGAGAAGTTCCTGGAGTATCTTGGGAGTGCCACGGAGCGCGATGGGGCGATCATCCATGTCTGGTGTCAGATGAGTAATCACTACCACCTGCTTCTGGAGACGCCTCGCGGCAACCTGTCAGAGATAATGCACCACGTGAATGGAGCCTATACCACTTACTTCAACGTCAAAAGAAAAAGGTCCGGTCATCTCTTCCAAGGGAGATACAAGGCTATTCTTGTCGAGGCAAGTCAATATGCCACTGAGATTTCCCGATACATTCATCTGAATCCGGTACGGGCAGGCATAGTGGAGCGCCCTGAAGAGTACCAGTGGTCGAGTTACCGAGGCTACATTGGGGAAGGCCCAGTTCCAAGGTGGTTGCGGACGGAATTTATCGAGGAGTTTTTCGGGACAAAGACCAAAGAAGCACAGGTGAAGTACCGCGGTTTCGTGGAGGAGGCGCTCAACGGTGAGTGCGAAAGCCCGTTAGCGGGAGTGGTAGCGGGGTCGATACTGGGTAGGGAGGATTTCGCGGAGACCGTCATTGCCGCGTACCTAGATAAGGACGAGAGAGACGTCAATGTGCCTGCGCTGGGGCAGATATTGGTACCGGCAGGGCCTGCGCCTGAAGAAATCGTTGGGACGGTTGAAGCAGTTTTTGGTGACAGCAAGAAGAAAGCACGTCAGGCAGCGATGCACTTTTGCCATAGGTACAGTGGGGCGAAGCTTCGTGAGATAGCAGGACTATTCGGAGTAAAGGATGCGGCGATTACTGCCGGAAGCCGCCGCTTCGCGGTGCAGTTGGAAGACGATGCGAGGTTGAGGGAGATGGCGGAGACGGTAAGGAAGGCGCTGGAATTTAAAATGTACAGACGCGACCCTTAG
- a CDS encoding putative DNA modification/repair radical SAM protein: MFAQPLERRLEILADSAKYDVSCSSSGSSRKGTPGGVGGTAASGICHSWTADGRCVSLLKILLTNSCIYDCAYCVNRSSNDIPRAALTPDELVRLTMEFYRRNYIEGLFLSTGVARSPDWTMEQLILVVRKLREDERFNGYIHLKVVPGADPLLVAQAGSYADRVSINMELPSQRSLALLAPDKPQELLLTPMRQMSELIAASRLAAKESPKAPQFAPAGQSTQLIVGATPEQDREIITLSEGLYSRLGLKRVYYSAFVPGSTDRRLPELPTPPLLREHRLYQADWLLRFYGFRADELLDDAHPNLDPRLDPKSDWALRHLENFPVEVNQAGYDTLLRVPGIGVRSAKRIVAARRETRLGEAELKRLGVVLKRARHFLTAGGRHLGGPKFYVDRVARLLMAGGEGERLKQLDLFSGGADLSMLTGEL, translated from the coding sequence ATGTTTGCACAACCTTTGGAACGACGCCTGGAGATCCTGGCTGACAGCGCCAAGTACGACGTTTCATGCTCCAGCAGCGGCAGCAGCCGCAAGGGAACTCCCGGCGGGGTCGGGGGAACGGCGGCGAGTGGGATCTGTCACAGCTGGACTGCTGACGGCCGCTGCGTCTCATTGCTGAAGATCCTCCTTACCAACAGCTGCATCTACGACTGCGCCTACTGCGTCAACCGCAGCAGCAACGACATCCCGCGCGCCGCGCTCACCCCGGACGAGTTGGTGCGGCTCACGATGGAGTTCTACCGCCGCAACTATATCGAAGGTCTCTTCCTCAGCACCGGCGTGGCTCGATCTCCTGACTGGACCATGGAACAGCTGATTCTTGTGGTTCGCAAGCTGCGCGAGGACGAGAGGTTTAACGGCTACATCCACCTGAAGGTGGTGCCGGGGGCCGATCCCCTCCTGGTCGCGCAGGCGGGAAGCTACGCTGACCGCGTCAGCATAAACATGGAGCTTCCCAGCCAGCGGAGCCTGGCACTGCTAGCTCCTGACAAGCCGCAGGAACTGCTGCTGACCCCCATGCGCCAGATGAGTGAGCTGATTGCCGCCTCCCGTTTGGCGGCAAAGGAGTCCCCCAAGGCGCCGCAGTTCGCCCCCGCGGGACAGAGCACCCAGTTGATCGTGGGGGCGACACCTGAGCAGGACCGGGAGATCATCACGCTCAGCGAAGGTCTCTATAGCCGCCTCGGTCTGAAGCGGGTTTATTACTCGGCTTTCGTGCCCGGCTCGACGGACCGCCGGCTCCCCGAACTCCCCACGCCTCCGCTATTGCGGGAGCACAGGCTTTACCAGGCCGACTGGTTGCTCCGCTTTTACGGCTTCCGGGCCGATGAGCTCCTGGACGACGCGCACCCCAACCTTGACCCGCGTCTTGACCCCAAAAGCGACTGGGCTCTGCGTCACCTGGAAAATTTTCCGGTGGAGGTGAACCAGGCCGGCTACGATACGCTGTTGCGGGTGCCGGGAATCGGCGTCCGCTCAGCAAAGCGCATCGTGGCCGCACGGCGAGAGACCAGATTGGGCGAGGCCGAGTTAAAACGGCTGGGAGTGGTGCTCAAGCGGGCGCGCCACTTCCTGACCGCCGGCGGGCGCCATCTCGGCGGCCCCAAATTCTATGTCGACCGGGTGGCGCGTCTGCTGATGGCGGGGGGAGAGGGGGAAAGACTGAAGCAACTGGACCTTTTCAGCGGCGGGGCGGACCTCTCGATGCTCACGGGGGAGCTGTGA
- a CDS encoding nuclease-related domain-containing protein — translation MIIKNSDDRGTDVMELHRLLQYQISAKQRFLIEREAKCIGSGVRGEESSAYYINFRYHDSPNWAIIHDLRLEFKGFVAQIDHLLINRFLDIYVLESKNYYYGIKISPEGEFLAWNGKSYVGIESPIEQNKRHISLLEKVVNQRELLPTRLGITMPAAYHNYVLVAPNSRIDRPAAAKFDASMVIKADALVESIGKRVDAMGVVNTLATAAKMVSTETLETFARSLARLHRPAKINYADKFGVCVQSGNAAVKEEPVTYGTANQAKNMRCESCGVEVESKVVYFCRINKVRFGGKVLCQTCQKKPVSVEEPDIIDLTDMADTEEKGHGKCDSCGTSVDKKVAYFCRMNKKRFGGKVLCRTCQSA, via the coding sequence ATGATTATCAAGAATAGTGACGACCGCGGAACCGATGTGATGGAATTGCATCGGCTGCTGCAATATCAAATCTCTGCTAAACAGCGGTTCCTGATAGAGCGAGAAGCCAAGTGCATCGGCTCCGGCGTCCGGGGGGAGGAAAGCTCCGCCTACTACATCAATTTCCGGTACCACGACAGCCCCAACTGGGCCATCATTCATGACTTGCGGCTGGAGTTCAAGGGCTTCGTGGCACAAATCGACCATCTGCTCATCAACCGCTTTCTCGATATCTACGTACTGGAATCGAAGAACTACTATTACGGCATTAAAATTTCCCCTGAAGGTGAGTTCCTCGCCTGGAACGGTAAGTCCTACGTCGGAATCGAATCCCCGATTGAACAGAACAAAAGGCATATCAGCCTGCTGGAGAAGGTTGTAAATCAGCGCGAGCTGCTGCCGACAAGACTGGGCATTACCATGCCTGCGGCGTATCACAATTACGTCCTGGTGGCGCCCAATTCCCGGATTGATCGCCCTGCCGCTGCCAAATTTGATGCGAGCATGGTTATCAAGGCTGATGCCCTGGTGGAATCGATCGGAAAGCGTGTCGATGCGATGGGAGTGGTCAATACCCTGGCAACGGCGGCGAAGATGGTGTCGACTGAAACGCTGGAAACCTTCGCCCGGTCCTTGGCTCGCCTCCATCGACCCGCGAAAATCAACTACGCGGACAAGTTCGGTGTGTGCGTCCAGAGTGGCAACGCGGCCGTAAAGGAGGAGCCGGTGACTTATGGGACCGCCAACCAGGCGAAGAACATGAGGTGTGAATCCTGCGGCGTTGAGGTCGAGAGCAAGGTCGTCTACTTCTGCAGGATTAACAAGGTGAGGTTTGGCGGGAAAGTCCTCTGCCAGACTTGCCAGAAGAAGCCGGTATCTGTCGAAGAGCCCGATATCATCGACCTGACGGATATGGCGGACACGGAAGAAAAAGGACACGGGAAATGTGACAGCTGCGGGACTTCAGTGGATAAGAAGGTTGCCTACTTCTGCCGAATGAACAAGAAGCGGTTCGGGGGAAAGGTTCTCTGCCGGACTTGCCAGTCTGCGTGA
- a CDS encoding FG-GAP-like repeat-containing protein — MSTLHITRHVFLAAIFLFSLLLHGCGGGGGKVQSGSLFDPAAKYQGSSAQAVISADNAEALAMGGLAGEGFGVTMSSIGRGKAAAPVTVKGLPALPLAQDLKTLARHLDIAKHAAQLRPQTATGARAKAIRNNSFVVNGPGGGTASYSLQLNDETGNFYGSVSCSGFTSSTTVIDGTCEVLGTFDLNLQEITQISLSFSSLSVTAGGNAYTLAGSASWTFSYPSSNEDLNMNLVVRDGSSSKTYWYSDYHVDTAYGSDRATQTISGRYYDHDHGYVDIVTPTPLVVAYNSQWPFEGAVRMSSAGGRWVSLTFHPTTYGIEAETNGDGVVDWQVERPGNTAPPINMAPSADAGPDASAVAETEVQLNGSASSDPNGDILSYYWSFDSFPSGTGYPGLTGYNTATPSFVPQKPGTYQLRLRVYDGYYSAEDTVTVTVTAAVQAQPSALQQTWQFGNYGSYIGQAGLYTTDLDGDGTPEVIAAASAGGFGSNVLWYVVKKKGSGGFEQVWRSEDYGVSIARILLADMNGDGKEDVVVALTDGSIRYYDGPTLKEFARHTLAPGLRDLAVTDLEGDGKKELVTTDGSSLRVYGAASGDLKWSKSSFGGTSLAVGNIDGGPEKEIVTTSYGGKGYVLSGTAGAGKWEYVNGFGAQVKLADLDGDGMDEIVGASAWYKITIFDGDIRSPAWEIATDQDIDAVLVADADGDGTPEILYGDRQGGTIHAVDTTTHAQKWSMSNNYYAGVSGMAYADVDLDGKKELVWGGGGSTTWADHLFVADPATKVIKWQSLDSAGLSPLAVGDLDNDGVDRLLMITESSNSGYDGGVIQVFDPQSHDLLAQQNLGLSDWMGENRAVRIADVNGDGRSEFVLTTSNTYDGFIRIYDGQSRTVLGQTAAYSGNYFSTLAVGDVDGDGKMEIVAGQGRAHSGAPGVYLMVFDGTTFGQKWKSIDLGSHVYDVKLADLDGDGRMDIIASTYNRLIVYDGSTHVLKLMAESPARALEVADVDGDGVQEILVGRDDGKIDVYNGVSFAIERTVSTYSTSAVDALKVADLDGSGTGKWLVASGGILTVLDGQGLYWRSGYLGASLGRSNSIAVKDTDRDRRPNIFIGSATVLYQFKSMGAPR, encoded by the coding sequence ATGTCCACGCTGCACATCACCCGCCACGTCTTTCTCGCCGCAATCTTCCTTTTCAGTCTCCTCCTCCACGGCTGCGGCGGCGGTGGCGGGAAGGTCCAGTCCGGCTCCTTGTTCGACCCCGCCGCCAAGTACCAAGGGAGCAGCGCGCAGGCGGTTATCTCCGCCGATAATGCGGAGGCGCTGGCGATGGGGGGGCTTGCCGGAGAAGGCTTCGGAGTCACCATGTCCTCCATCGGCAGAGGGAAGGCGGCGGCCCCCGTCACGGTAAAGGGCCTCCCGGCCCTCCCGCTCGCCCAGGATCTCAAGACGCTGGCGAGGCACCTCGACATCGCCAAGCATGCCGCCCAACTGAGGCCGCAGACTGCCACCGGCGCCCGCGCGAAGGCGATTCGCAACAACTCCTTCGTGGTGAACGGACCCGGCGGTGGCACCGCATCGTACTCGCTGCAGCTAAACGACGAGACCGGTAATTTCTACGGCAGCGTTTCCTGCAGCGGCTTTACTTCCAGCACTACCGTAATAGACGGGACGTGCGAGGTGCTGGGGACCTTCGACCTCAACCTGCAGGAAATCACGCAGATATCCCTCTCCTTCAGCTCCCTCTCAGTCACGGCGGGGGGCAATGCGTACACCCTGGCCGGATCGGCCTCCTGGACCTTCTCCTATCCCTCCTCCAACGAGGACCTCAACATGAACCTGGTGGTGAGGGACGGGAGCAGCTCCAAGACGTACTGGTACAGCGACTACCACGTCGACACCGCATACGGTTCGGACCGCGCAACTCAGACCATATCGGGCCGCTACTACGACCACGATCACGGCTACGTCGACATAGTAACACCCACTCCCCTGGTGGTTGCCTACAACAGCCAGTGGCCCTTCGAGGGGGCGGTGAGAATGAGTTCGGCCGGCGGGAGGTGGGTGAGCTTGACCTTCCACCCTACCACCTACGGGATCGAGGCGGAGACTAACGGAGATGGCGTTGTAGACTGGCAGGTAGAGCGACCCGGCAACACCGCACCCCCAATCAACATGGCCCCCAGCGCCGACGCGGGTCCAGACGCAAGCGCAGTCGCGGAGACAGAGGTGCAGTTGAACGGCAGCGCGAGCAGCGACCCCAACGGCGACATCCTTTCCTACTACTGGTCCTTCGACTCATTCCCGTCCGGAACCGGGTACCCCGGGCTCACCGGCTACAACACAGCCACCCCATCCTTTGTTCCCCAGAAGCCGGGGACCTACCAGTTGAGACTCCGGGTCTATGACGGCTACTACTCGGCCGAGGACACCGTTACGGTGACGGTTACCGCTGCCGTCCAGGCCCAGCCGTCGGCGCTGCAGCAGACCTGGCAGTTTGGCAACTACGGCTCGTACATCGGCCAGGCCGGTTTGTACACGACAGATCTCGACGGCGACGGTACACCCGAGGTGATTGCCGCCGCCTCCGCCGGCGGTTTCGGTAGCAACGTGCTGTGGTATGTGGTGAAGAAGAAGGGGAGCGGCGGCTTCGAGCAGGTCTGGCGTAGCGAGGACTATGGCGTCTCCATTGCGAGGATACTCCTCGCCGACATGAACGGCGACGGTAAGGAAGATGTCGTGGTCGCCCTGACCGACGGCTCGATACGATACTATGACGGTCCCACCCTGAAGGAGTTTGCGCGGCACACGCTCGCTCCGGGGCTTAGGGATCTCGCGGTGACGGACCTGGAGGGGGATGGCAAGAAGGAACTCGTGACGACGGACGGGTCGTCCCTCCGGGTGTACGGTGCCGCCAGTGGCGACCTCAAGTGGAGCAAAAGCAGCTTCGGCGGCACCTCTCTGGCTGTCGGCAACATCGATGGCGGCCCGGAGAAGGAGATTGTGACCACTTCGTACGGCGGCAAGGGGTACGTCCTGAGCGGCACCGCCGGCGCGGGGAAATGGGAGTATGTCAACGGCTTCGGGGCCCAGGTGAAGCTCGCGGATCTGGACGGGGACGGCATGGACGAGATTGTCGGTGCCTCGGCATGGTACAAGATCACCATCTTCGATGGCGATATCAGGAGCCCCGCTTGGGAGATCGCCACGGACCAGGACATAGACGCGGTGCTGGTGGCCGATGCCGACGGGGACGGAACCCCAGAAATCCTCTATGGTGACCGGCAGGGGGGCACGATTCACGCGGTAGACACCACAACCCACGCGCAGAAGTGGTCGATGTCCAACAATTATTATGCCGGCGTCTCCGGTATGGCCTACGCCGATGTGGACCTCGACGGCAAGAAGGAGCTCGTGTGGGGCGGCGGCGGGTCCACTACGTGGGCGGACCACCTCTTTGTTGCCGATCCGGCGACCAAGGTCATCAAGTGGCAGAGCCTCGATTCAGCCGGCCTCAGTCCCCTGGCCGTCGGCGACCTGGACAATGACGGCGTGGACCGTCTCCTCATGATCACCGAGTCCAGCAACAGCGGATACGACGGCGGGGTCATCCAGGTTTTCGATCCGCAGAGCCACGACCTTCTGGCCCAACAGAACCTGGGGCTTTCCGACTGGATGGGTGAGAACCGCGCGGTGCGCATAGCGGACGTCAACGGAGACGGCCGCAGCGAGTTCGTGCTGACAACCTCCAACACCTACGACGGTTTCATACGGATCTATGACGGGCAGAGTCGCACGGTGCTCGGGCAGACCGCCGCCTACAGCGGGAACTACTTCTCGACCCTCGCGGTGGGGGACGTAGACGGCGACGGCAAGATGGAGATTGTCGCGGGACAGGGGCGAGCCCACAGCGGCGCGCCGGGGGTTTACCTGATGGTCTTCGACGGGACCACCTTCGGGCAGAAGTGGAAGAGCATCGACCTGGGAAGCCACGTCTATGACGTGAAGCTTGCGGACCTGGACGGGGACGGCAGGATGGATATCATCGCCTCGACCTACAACCGCCTGATCGTCTACGACGGATCGACGCACGTACTGAAGCTCATGGCGGAGAGTCCCGCCCGCGCCCTGGAGGTGGCGGACGTGGACGGCGACGGCGTCCAGGAGATCCTGGTCGGGCGCGACGATGGGAAGATCGATGTGTACAACGGCGTGAGCTTCGCGATAGAGAGGACCGTCTCCACCTACAGCACCTCGGCGGTGGACGCGCTAAAAGTGGCGGACCTGGACGGCAGCGGCACCGGAAAGTGGCTGGTGGCGAGCGGCGGGATCCTCACCGTCCTCGATGGGCAGGGACTCTACTGGCGCAGCGGATACCTCGGCGCCTCCCTCGGCAGGTCGAACAGCATCGCGGTGAAGGACACCGACCGCGACCGCCGTCCCAACATCTTCATTGGAAGCGCCACGGTGCTGTACCAGTTCAAGTCTATGGGTGCGCCCAGGTGA
- a CDS encoding TIGR03915 family putative DNA repair protein: MTTRYLYDGSFAGFICAVAHSLEGGVEPDGFEREGDQCQGGLFAELRHPVAADEDTVRRFRKRFQSAVSPQAYETVRYAFHSEKGDVEMLLWSYLRLGLTLGRRLDGMLAEEPVYSVRRLARQVAREAHRFLGLLRFREVICTGCTFLYARFEPDADLLEFVAPHFADRIGDRPWMIHDLRRNKAVLWDPDHGLRPVREVSLVAAPVTSSDEENIARYWRGYFQHLAIEERSNLSLQQQHVPLKYRKHLVEFEAVKNCESREP, from the coding sequence GTGACTACGCGCTATCTCTACGACGGCAGCTTCGCGGGGTTTATCTGTGCGGTCGCCCACTCCCTTGAGGGGGGTGTGGAGCCGGACGGCTTCGAGCGGGAAGGGGATCAATGCCAGGGAGGGCTCTTCGCGGAGCTGCGGCACCCGGTGGCGGCGGACGAGGATACTGTGCGCCGTTTCCGTAAGCGGTTCCAGAGTGCTGTTTCGCCGCAAGCGTATGAGACGGTTCGCTACGCCTTCCACAGCGAAAAGGGGGACGTTGAGATGCTCCTCTGGAGCTACCTGCGCCTGGGGCTGACGCTCGGCAGGCGGCTGGACGGCATGCTCGCGGAGGAACCGGTGTATTCGGTGCGCCGTCTGGCGCGTCAGGTGGCGCGTGAGGCCCACCGCTTCCTGGGGCTGCTCCGGTTCCGGGAGGTCATCTGCACCGGATGCACCTTTCTCTATGCCCGCTTCGAACCGGACGCTGACCTGCTGGAGTTCGTAGCTCCCCATTTCGCCGATCGCATCGGAGACCGTCCCTGGATGATCCACGACCTCAGGCGGAATAAGGCCGTCCTCTGGGATCCGGACCACGGGCTGCGCCCAGTGCGGGAGGTTTCGCTTGTGGCCGCACCGGTCACCAGCTCTGACGAGGAAAACATCGCCCGCTACTGGCGGGGCTACTTCCAGCACCTGGCGATTGAGGAGCGTTCCAACCTCTCCCTGCAGCAACAGCACGTGCCGCTGAAGTACCGCAAGCACCTGGTCGAGTTCGAGGCAGTCAAGAACTGCGAGAGCCGAGAGCCCTAA